In a genomic window of Rhododendron vialii isolate Sample 1 chromosome 12a, ASM3025357v1:
- the LOC131309476 gene encoding protein MAINTENANCE OF MERISTEMS-like — protein MTVTPLDFAAITGLRVGGDPIPYDSSLVLDDAALRWFLGRVPRHSGGMAAYEQFVEYWDHEPATDEEVAQMARAYLVYMFGASLFPNRRSWVHLCYLAGLADLGQAGRFDWGGAALCTLYCLLGAASRGVGDTVGGYWRVFELWAYEVLGMFPPENTCTDPNLLPRGLAWGKAYRRAKERRGEVMTFRRWLDNLIGVVVHWDRWAGMEADFLPRSREVTRSRVLLECPLGWQWYLGDRVTRQSLGLPAFAVPGLLPPRVQRTESYTCAELELFTVPDTDLERHLRRSLDYAAYADRCWR, from the exons atgacggtgacgcccctCGACTTCGCGGCGATCACGGGGCTCAGGGTTGGCGGAGACCCGATTCCTTACGACTCGAGCCTGGTGCTGGATGACGCGGCTCTGAGGTGGTTCCTGGGGCGAGTGCCACGCCACAGCGGAGGGATGGCAGCCTACGAGCAATTcgtggagtactgggaccacgaGCCCGCGACTGACGAGGAGGTAgcccagatggcccgggcgtacctggTATACATGTTCGGGGCTTCTCTGTTCCCGAACAGGCGTAGTTGGGTGCACCTGTGCTATCTAGCGGGTTTAGCGGACCTGGGACAGGCGGGgcgcttcgactggggaggtgctgctctGTGCACGCTCTACTGTCTCCTTGGGGCTGCTTCTCGCGGGGTCGGAGATACAGTTGGAGGATACTGGCGGGTGTTTGAG ctctgggcctacgaggttCTCGGGATGTTCCCGCCCGAGAATACTTGTACGGACCCGAACCTGCTTCCACGCGGCTTAGCCTGGGGTAAGGCGTACCGGAGGGCGAAGGAGCGACGAGGGGAGGTGATGACTTTTCGGCGCTGGCTGGATAACCTGATAGGGGTTGTG gttcaTTGGGACCGGTGGGCGGGGATGGAGGCTGACTTCCTCCCGAGGAGTCGGGAGGTGACACGGAGCAGGGTCCTGCTGGAGTGCCCtctgggctggcagtggtacctgggggatcgagtgactcgaCAGTCACTTGGCCTCCCAGCGTTCGCGGTTCCCGGGCTGCTCCCCCCACGCGTGCAGAGGACCGAGTCCTATACTTGCGCCGAGCTCGAGCTGTTCACCGTGCCGGACACGGATCTGGAGAGGCACCTGCGACGCTCTCTGGACTACGCTGCTTATGCGGACcg GTGCTGgaggtag